ATCAAATTCCCTATCTTTTCGCTTCAAAACCTCTATAGCTTTACCAAACTTTCTTACCCACTTAATCACTGAAACATCACTTACATTAAGTCTTCTACTTATTTCTCTAAAACTGTTTCCTTCAAGATACATTTCCAAAGCAAGACGCTTTATTCCCGGATCTTTACCCTTGCTGTTTATTGTATAATGATAACCACAGTTTTTGCATTTATATCGCTGCCTTTCAGCGACTTTTCCTGCTTTTACATATTTATCCGACCCACATTTTTTACAATACACAATATTTTATTTTAAGCACAAAAATAATAACTATATTTAATTAGCAATAATTAATTATTATAAGTTATCAACAATAATGTTTATAAACTGTTTTACATATAATTAGATTAGTAATCACCAAATTTATTAATCTATAGTTATTTTTATTAATTATGCACTAAAAAAAATTTAAAAAAAATTGCATTTTCAAAAAAAATATTCATTGATTTTTTTATATTACCTTTGAATCGAATAATATTGGAGCAAAAAAAATTGTTTATTTGATAATGATAAATTTAAAAAATGTCCTCTTTCTTTTATGTTTTACTTTCAGCATATCAAATATTGTTGCAAAAACCACATCTGATTCTATTTCATACACTTACCATAAGGCAGATAGTCTTTTCAATATTGAAGAATATGAAATAGCTTTAGAGCAATTTAAATATTTAGCAAATATTTATTCTCAAAATCATGATTATCAATCATTAGTTCTTTGCAATTTAAAGATAGGGATAATTCTTAAAAATGAATCAAATTACAGTAAAGCATTGTCTAAATTATTAGAATCCGAAATGCTTTATCTATCCCACATTAACAATGATAATAATCTTTATGCGGATATCACTCATGAATTCGGTTCTATTTATTTGTCCTTAAGAAAAGTTGATAAATCATTAAAATACTTATCAAAATCGCAAAATTTAAGAACAATAGATAAAAAAGCAGATAGTATCAAAACTGCAACAACATATAATAACCTTGGAATTGCATATTATGTTAGTGGAGATTACAATAATGCACTATCATATTATAACAAAGCTCTAGAGCTAATTGGCAATGATTCATCAAGCACACTAATTCCAAAATTGTATCAAAACAAAGGATTGGTTTATTTCAAACTAAAAGACTATGATAAAGCAAAAAAGAACCTCAATAAATCATATCAAATATTTCATTCTGTTTTAGACAAAAACGATCCTACATTTATAAATATTTATCAAAATCTTGGGATGCTTTACAAAAACTTAGGAATGCTTGACAAAGCCTTAACTCTTTATAAAAAAGCAGAGATAATAATTGAAAAAGAACCTAAGAATACTAAAACACATCTAATGTTATATTCCAACATAGGTAATGTTTACAGAATGGAAGGAGATTATGAAAAAGCTATTAAATATTATAAAAATGCTTTAAGTAGCATTAACGATAAATCGGATTTGTCTTTATATCAAAAATCAAGAATACTCAATAACTTAGGGAACAATTATTTAGATTTAAAAGATTATCATAATGCCTTAAAGTATTTGCAACAAAGCATTACAATAAAAGAAAATTTAACTTTGCATACCCAAAAATATTCAAGCTATTGTAACATTGGAATTTGTTATGACAAAATCGGAAAATTGAAAAAAGCAGAAGAATTTTATTTAAAAGCAATTACTAACATTCTCTCTCAATCCAAAACTGATTATTCTGCATTAGTTCAAT
The window above is part of the Bacteroidota bacterium genome. Proteins encoded here:
- a CDS encoding helix-turn-helix domain-containing protein — translated: MYCKKCGSDKYVKAGKVAERQRYKCKNCGYHYTINSKGKDPGIKRLALEMYLEGNSFREISRRLNVSDVSVIKWVRKFGKAIEVLKRKDREFD